AGCCTGACCGACACCGTCACCATCCGCGACCGCGACACGCTGGCGCAGGAACGCGTGAAGATCAGCGACCTCAGCGCGTACCTGCAGGCAAAACTGCGGTGAGCGTCCCCGCCGACCACCTCGTGCCGTACCTGAGCGCCGTGGAACTGGCGGTGCTGGGCGTGTACGCTGTCCACCCGGACCTGACGGACGCGATGGTGGACAGCGCCTACGAGGAACTGATGCGCCGATACCGCGCCGAGGCCACGAACCACCCCTTCACACCGGGGAAACTGGACGGCCTGCGCGCCGAGGTGCACGACGCGGCGCTGCGCGGCCTGACGCTGCGCCTGTCACAACCCGGCGATCATCCGGAGGCGGAAGAACTGCGTCTCGCAGTGGGTCGCCTGCGCAGCAGCGTCAAGACCTGGACGCGCGCCGGTGGGCGCCAGGGCTACTTGCACTTCCTGGAGCGGGAGATCGGCGATCTGAGCGTCGACGACGAGGAGTAACGTCGGCATGGGAGAGGGGGGACGCGCCACTGGCCGTCCCCCTCTCTCCTGTCTGCCTGGGGTCAGTGCTGGTGGTCGCCCATCCCGCCGGGTGCGGGCAACGGTTGCGCCCCCCGGTCCTTCAGCAGGCGAGTCATCAGGGTGATCTCGGCGCTCTGCGCGGCCTGGATCTGCCGGGCGAGGGCCTGTACCTCGGGCCGCACGCCGCGTTCCAGCGCGGGGGACACCATGGCCAGGGCGCCCTGGTGGTGGCGGGTCATGAGTTGCAGGAAGGTCACCTCGGCCTGAGCTTCCCGCTGGGTGCTGATCGTCGCCACCTCGGCCTGGGTGGCCATGCCCATCATGCGGGCGTGCTCGGCGGTCATGCCGTCCCCGGCCCAGGGGCGACCCCAGAGGGTCAGCCAGCCGCGCATCTGCCCGATCTGCTCCTGCTGGCTCAGCATGATGTCCAGCGCCAGCGTCCTGAGTTCCGTATCTGTGGTGGTGTCGCGGATGCGGGTGGCCATGTCGATCGCCTGGGTGTGGTGCTGAATCATCTCGCGTACGAAGCGCACCTCGCGGCTGTCCTCGGCGGGCATGATCAACCGGGGCACGAGCAGGAACGCGGCGGCTACGGCGGCGAGCAGGACGGCAATGAACGGGAGGGCGCGGCGCAGGTTCACGCCCGCGAGTATAGGGGCGCGTTCATGAGGCCCAGTGCTCTCCATGCGGCCCGCTACACTGCCCCGGATGACTGGGGAGCGGTGGCGGAACGTGACGGGCGGCGTGGCGGTGGGTGCGGGACTGGCCGTGCTGGCCGCGTTCCTGGGCGAGGTCCGCGCCCCGGCGGGGCTGCTGCTGGGCCTGATCGTGGCGGGCGGGGTGGCCGGGGCGTTCCGGCCCAGCTGGGTGGCCCTGCGGGTCGGGGCGGGCGCGCTGGCGGTGCTGATCGCCGCCTGCCTCGTGACGCCCGTGCTGCGCGGGCCGCTGGCGTCCCTGACCCTGCGCGAACCCCCGGTGAAGGCGGACGCCATCGTGGCGCTCGGGGCGGGCGTTCACTGCGGCAGCCGCGAACTGGAAGCCAGCGCCGTGGCCCGGCTGACCGGCGCGCTGGCCCTGTGGCGCGCCGGGTACGCGCCGGTCGTGACGGTGTCGGAGCAGTCGGGCCTGATCGGGCCGCACGACTGCCCGAAGATGAGCGTGCTGGAGACCGAACTGACCCGCGCGCTGTACGGCCCGGGCGGCCCCACCCTGGTCACGCTGCGCAGCGTCACCACCACCCGCGACGAGGCCGCCCGCGTCCGCGACCTGGCCCGGGCGCGCGGCTGGACACGGGTGCTGCTCGTGACCTCGCCCAGTCACTCGCGCCGCGCCGCCGCACTGTTCCGCGCGCAGGGCGTTCCCGTGATCAGCGTGCCCACCCAGGAGTGGCGCTTCGATCAGGCCCTCACGCAGCCCAGTGACCGCCTGGTTGCCCTGCGCGTCCTGCTGTACGAGGGTCTGTCGCGCGTGAAGGCGGCGCTGGGCGGCACGCCGGAACGCTGAGGCCTCAGCGCACACTTGCCCGCCCCGTGTTCCCGTACACTGCGCGGTTGTGAGTGAGCGTGTGACGGTGATCGGTGGGGGTCTGGCGGGGTCGGAAGCGGCGCTGGCGGCGGCACGGCTGGGCGTGCGGGTGCGCCTGCATGAGATGCGGCCGGTGAAGATGACCCCGGCGCACCGCAGTGGGAATTTCGCGGAGCTGGTGTGCAGCAACTCGCTGGGTGGCGAGGGCGAGTTGCAGAGCAAGGGTCTGCTGCAGGCCGAGCTGCGGAGTGTGGGCGGCGCGATCGTGGGCGCGGCGGACGCCTCCAAACTGCC
The Deinococcus sedimenti DNA segment above includes these coding regions:
- a CDS encoding DUF305 domain-containing protein — its product is MNLRRALPFIAVLLAAVAAAFLLVPRLIMPAEDSREVRFVREMIQHHTQAIDMATRIRDTTTDTELRTLALDIMLSQQEQIGQMRGWLTLWGRPWAGDGMTAEHARMMGMATQAEVATISTQREAQAEVTFLQLMTRHHQGALAMVSPALERGVRPEVQALARQIQAAQSAEITLMTRLLKDRGAQPLPAPGGMGDHQH
- a CDS encoding YdcF family protein, with product MTGERWRNVTGGVAVGAGLAVLAAFLGEVRAPAGLLLGLIVAGGVAGAFRPSWVALRVGAGALAVLIAACLVTPVLRGPLASLTLREPPVKADAIVALGAGVHCGSRELEASAVARLTGALALWRAGYAPVVTVSEQSGLIGPHDCPKMSVLETELTRALYGPGGPTLVTLRSVTTTRDEAARVRDLARARGWTRVLLVTSPSHSRRAAALFRAQGVPVISVPTQEWRFDQALTQPSDRLVALRVLLYEGLSRVKAALGGTPER